A DNA window from Allokutzneria albata contains the following coding sequences:
- a CDS encoding MDR family NADP-dependent oxidoreductase produces the protein MTTSREVRLAAVPAGLPAPEHFSVDEVPLPVPGPGEVLVRNRFFQVFPALRTLFGGGVEGTPFPPLKPGDTLIGAAIGEVVEGPLPAKTLVSHWLGWREYAAVPVEQCVVLDDTLPHPVAHLSQGLTAYAALTRGAGIRPGDTVFVSGGAGGVGSLAAQYAKRLGAGRVIGSTGSAWKADRMRSELGYDAVVVRDGGQLAEAAPDGIDLVLDNVGGDQLSAAIAEANDGARFALVGALSSQLSPDHPGTTAFTEVDLLQLIAKRITLRGVSPSDSQDVQAEWEERFGAWLRSGEVTFPHTRIEGMENAPRALHQLLNGQHVGAVIVEL, from the coding sequence ATGACCACCTCACGTGAAGTCCGCCTGGCCGCCGTGCCGGCGGGCCTGCCGGCACCCGAGCACTTCAGCGTCGACGAGGTCCCACTGCCCGTGCCCGGCCCCGGCGAAGTCCTTGTCCGCAACCGCTTCTTCCAAGTCTTCCCCGCGCTGCGCACGCTCTTCGGCGGTGGTGTCGAAGGCACGCCGTTCCCGCCTCTCAAGCCAGGAGACACCCTGATCGGGGCCGCAATCGGCGAGGTCGTCGAAGGCCCGCTGCCAGCCAAGACCTTGGTCTCGCACTGGCTCGGCTGGCGCGAGTACGCCGCCGTGCCCGTCGAGCAGTGCGTGGTGCTGGACGACACGCTCCCTCACCCGGTCGCGCACCTGTCCCAGGGGCTGACCGCCTACGCCGCGTTGACCAGAGGTGCTGGGATCAGGCCCGGCGACACGGTGTTCGTCTCGGGCGGCGCGGGTGGAGTCGGCTCGCTCGCCGCGCAGTACGCCAAGCGCCTCGGGGCGGGACGCGTCATCGGCAGCACGGGCTCCGCGTGGAAGGCCGACCGCATGCGAAGCGAACTCGGATACGACGCGGTCGTGGTGCGCGATGGCGGGCAGCTCGCCGAGGCGGCGCCAGACGGCATCGACCTGGTTCTGGACAACGTCGGTGGCGACCAGCTCAGCGCGGCGATCGCCGAAGCCAACGACGGCGCGCGGTTCGCGCTCGTCGGCGCCCTGTCGAGCCAGCTGTCGCCCGATCACCCGGGCACCACGGCGTTCACCGAGGTCGACCTGTTGCAGCTGATCGCGAAGCGGATCACGCTGCGCGGCGTGAGCCCGAGCGACTCCCAGGACGTGCAGGCCGAATGGGAGGAGCGCTTCGGCGCGTGGCTGCGCTCGGGTGAGGTGACGTTCCCGCACACGAGGATCGAGGGCATGGAAAATGCCCCTCGTGCGCTTCACCAACTGCTGAACGGACAGCACGTCGGTGCGGTGATCGTGGAGCTCTAG
- a CDS encoding YciI family protein → MILIQSNAASLARWELLSDQERADFGNGHMKLTEELAASGHLVSSEGLGDPKLGKHVSLRDGKPMVTDGPYAEAKEHLAGFYVVECADFDEAVSIAARVPDVLIGGSVEIRPVFDPSRLD, encoded by the coding sequence ATGATCTTGATCCAGAGCAACGCCGCGTCGCTGGCCCGCTGGGAGCTGCTGTCCGACCAGGAGCGCGCCGACTTCGGCAACGGCCACATGAAGCTGACCGAGGAGCTGGCCGCGTCCGGGCACCTCGTCTCCTCGGAGGGCCTCGGTGACCCGAAGCTCGGCAAGCACGTCTCGCTGCGCGACGGCAAGCCGATGGTCACCGACGGCCCCTACGCCGAGGCGAAGGAACACCTCGCGGGCTTCTACGTGGTCGAGTGCGCGGACTTCGACGAAGCCGTCAGCATCGCCGCGCGCGTGCCCGACGTGCTGATCGGTGGCTCCGTGGAGATCCGCCCGGTGTTCGACCCGAGCCGGCTGGACTGA
- a CDS encoding MerR family transcriptional regulator, with protein MRIGDAAAAAGTTPRALRFYEERGLLPPPTRTSTGQRVYSARDVARVRVIRDLLALGLTVEDLRGCADRLDDIGSTPCPRNPEDGVAARRLETLNAEIDRLTSVRDRLAERMELTR; from the coding sequence ATGCGGATCGGTGACGCGGCGGCAGCAGCGGGCACCACGCCCAGGGCCCTGCGCTTCTACGAGGAGCGGGGCCTCCTGCCGCCGCCGACCCGGACCAGCACCGGTCAGCGCGTCTACAGCGCTCGCGACGTGGCCCGCGTGCGGGTGATCCGCGACCTGCTCGCGCTCGGCCTCACCGTCGAAGACCTGCGCGGATGCGCGGACCGCCTGGACGACATCGGTTCGACGCCGTGCCCGAGGAACCCCGAGGACGGAGTGGCGGCACGGCGGTTGGAGACGCTGAACGCCGAGATCGACCGGCTCACCTCGGTGCGCGACCGGCTCGCCGAGCGGATGGAGCTGACCCGGTGA
- a CDS encoding tetratricopeptide repeat protein has translation MSETIEAGIARIVEARAAGRHEDALKLALELAEQYPDDARVAYQAGWAHDKLGNETAAVPFYSRALNLPGLSPVERHGVFLGLGSTYRTLGRYEESLETLRRGVAEFPDFAPLKAFLAMTLYNCGEHKEAVSTLLNLVLDTTDDAEVKSYSEAIALYARDLDQVWDS, from the coding sequence ATGTCGGAGACGATCGAAGCCGGGATCGCGCGCATCGTCGAAGCCCGCGCCGCCGGACGCCACGAGGACGCGCTGAAACTGGCCCTGGAGCTGGCCGAGCAGTACCCCGACGACGCGCGCGTGGCCTACCAAGCCGGATGGGCTCACGACAAGCTCGGCAACGAGACCGCCGCCGTGCCGTTCTACTCGCGCGCGCTGAACCTGCCCGGACTGAGCCCGGTCGAGCGGCACGGGGTCTTCCTCGGCCTGGGCAGCACCTATCGGACGCTCGGCCGGTACGAGGAGTCGCTGGAGACGCTGCGCCGGGGTGTCGCGGAGTTCCCGGACTTCGCGCCGCTGAAGGCGTTCCTGGCGATGACGCTGTACAACTGCGGCGAGCACAAGGAAGCCGTGTCGACCTTGCTGAACCTGGTGCTGGACACCACCGACGACGCCGAGGTGAAGTCGTACTCCGAGGCCATCGCGTTGTACGCGCGGGACTTGGACCAGGTCTGGGATTCCTGA